In Luteitalea sp. TBR-22, one genomic interval encodes:
- a CDS encoding class I SAM-dependent methyltransferase, producing MPDHDCRLCGARPLVPALVIERAPRNVQRLLRAAERAADRPITLTVYQCGRCGFVQIPPVLEDTYYDDYMMVATHSPQMQAFQAAQASDFVTRFGLAGKAVVEVGCGDGNYLDHLARAGARVRGIEPSRVTRELARARGHAVEEGYVTADRVLEGGPFDAFVTRQVMEHVPDIHGVLAGIRRNLRPGAVGLIEVPSLEKALADARFYDFFSDHVNYFSFATLRLAAEMHGFEVLEVRQDMHDEYDTAIVRHVAAADLSGVQRAVNDLAGQLRAFITAQRAAGRAVAIWGAGGKGLSVLASSGISDVDLLVDSDPNKHGFYTPVSHLLVEPPSVLASRGIGAVVVTAMAYRAEVLRTLREDLGFRGVVALLGEQLEVVEG from the coding sequence ATGCCAGACCACGATTGCCGCCTCTGCGGCGCCCGTCCCCTCGTGCCCGCGCTCGTGATCGAGCGCGCGCCGCGCAACGTGCAGCGGCTGTTGCGAGCCGCCGAGCGTGCGGCCGACCGGCCGATCACGCTCACCGTGTACCAGTGCGGACGCTGCGGCTTCGTGCAGATTCCCCCGGTGCTCGAGGACACGTACTACGACGACTACATGATGGTCGCCACGCACTCGCCGCAGATGCAGGCCTTCCAGGCCGCGCAGGCGTCCGACTTCGTGACGCGCTTCGGCCTGGCCGGCAAGGCGGTCGTGGAGGTCGGCTGCGGCGACGGCAACTACCTCGACCACCTGGCGCGGGCCGGTGCCCGCGTGCGCGGCATCGAGCCCTCCCGTGTGACGCGCGAGCTGGCCAGGGCGCGAGGCCATGCGGTGGAGGAGGGTTACGTCACCGCCGATCGCGTGCTCGAGGGCGGACCCTTCGACGCCTTCGTGACGAGGCAGGTGATGGAGCACGTCCCCGACATCCACGGCGTGCTGGCGGGCATCCGCCGGAACCTTCGGCCGGGTGCCGTGGGGCTGATCGAGGTGCCCAGCCTCGAGAAGGCGCTGGCCGACGCGCGCTTCTACGACTTCTTCTCGGACCACGTGAACTACTTCTCGTTCGCGACGCTGCGGCTTGCCGCGGAGATGCACGGCTTCGAGGTGCTCGAGGTGCGGCAGGACATGCATGACGAGTACGACACCGCGATCGTCCGCCATGTGGCGGCCGCGGACCTGTCGGGCGTGCAGCGCGCCGTGAACGACCTCGCGGGCCAGTTGCGGGCCTTCATCACCGCGCAGCGCGCCGCCGGACGCGCCGTGGCAATCTGGGGCGCGGGTGGCAAGGGCCTGAGCGTCCTCGCCTCGTCGGGCATCAGCGACGTCGACCTGCTGGTCGACAGTGACCCCAACAAGCACGGCTTCTACACGCCCGTCTCGCACCTCCTCGTCGAGCCGCCGTCGGTGCTCGCCTCGCGCGGCATCGGCGCCGTCGTCGTGACGGCGATGGCTTACCGGGCCGAGGTCCTGCGCACGCTCCGGGAGGATCTCGGGTTCCGCGGTGTCGTGGCGTTGCTCGGCGAGCAGTTGGAGGTGGTCGAGGGTTAG
- the asnB gene encoding asparagine synthase (glutamine-hydrolyzing): MCGIAGRINFRSGAPVDPTHVTAMCDFLRHRGPDGEGVWSDGPVAFGHRRLSIIDLSSAGAQPMCTADRRLWLTFNGEIYNFQDVRRTLEGKGYTFRSHSDSEVILAAYDAYGDDCVQHFVGMFAFAIWDTRRRRALLARDRVGKKPLFYRFDADGMAFASEVRAFFGEPGFRAEPDPQAIADYLGLQYVPTPGSAFKGVHKLPPGHVMTIEDGASRITSYWSLQYQPKLSLTEDEAVEAVEEALDRAVRDRLVSDVPLGAFLSGGIDSGTVVALMARHSSGPVRTFSIGFTEERYNELPAARLVAERYGTSHEEFVVEPDAIALMPKLVWHYGEPYADSSALPSFILAEMTRRHVTVALNGDGGDESFAGYTRYVASLAAARIDGVLPAWLRRLPALASGPLAHAFPTPLLRSAHRFLDRLGDTTEQRYAAWMLHFDLKRKRAICRESFLEAVTPDVVPAMEAVLARSTGPDLVDRLLDLDVRTYLLDDLLVKVDIATMAHSLEARSPLLDHRLMELAARLPSTFKIKDGRVKKHLLRRVAGKLLPAEILERPKMGFGVPLDRWFQDRLQGHAREILLDERTLSRGYFKPQEVRRILDEHASGRVFWHYQIWNLLMLEGWFRTFIDARPSLAPPG; encoded by the coding sequence GTGTGCGGCATCGCAGGACGCATCAACTTCCGCAGCGGCGCGCCGGTCGACCCCACGCACGTCACGGCGATGTGCGACTTCCTCCGCCATCGCGGACCCGACGGTGAGGGCGTCTGGTCCGACGGCCCCGTGGCCTTCGGTCATCGACGCCTGTCGATCATCGACCTGTCGAGTGCCGGCGCGCAGCCGATGTGCACGGCCGATCGCCGCCTCTGGCTGACGTTCAACGGCGAGATCTACAACTTCCAGGACGTGCGCCGCACGCTCGAGGGCAAGGGCTACACGTTCCGCTCGCACTCGGACTCGGAAGTCATCCTCGCGGCCTACGACGCCTACGGCGACGACTGCGTGCAGCATTTCGTCGGCATGTTCGCGTTCGCGATCTGGGACACCCGCCGGCGCCGGGCGCTGCTCGCGCGTGACCGCGTGGGCAAGAAGCCGCTCTTCTACCGGTTCGACGCCGACGGCATGGCCTTCGCGTCGGAAGTGCGTGCGTTCTTCGGGGAGCCGGGGTTCCGCGCCGAGCCGGACCCGCAGGCGATCGCCGACTACCTCGGGCTGCAGTACGTGCCGACTCCGGGGAGCGCCTTCAAGGGCGTCCACAAGCTGCCTCCCGGCCACGTGATGACCATCGAGGATGGTGCCTCCCGCATCACCTCGTACTGGTCGCTGCAGTACCAGCCGAAGCTGTCGCTCACGGAAGACGAGGCGGTCGAGGCGGTCGAGGAGGCGCTCGACCGCGCCGTGCGCGACCGACTCGTGAGCGACGTGCCGCTCGGCGCCTTCCTGAGCGGCGGTATCGACTCGGGCACCGTCGTCGCGTTGATGGCCCGCCACTCGTCGGGGCCCGTCAGGACGTTCTCGATCGGCTTCACCGAGGAGCGCTACAACGAACTGCCCGCGGCACGCCTGGTGGCGGAGCGATACGGCACCAGCCACGAGGAATTCGTCGTCGAGCCGGACGCGATTGCGCTGATGCCGAAGCTGGTGTGGCACTACGGCGAGCCCTACGCGGACTCGTCGGCGCTGCCGTCGTTCATCCTCGCGGAGATGACGCGGCGCCACGTGACGGTGGCCCTCAACGGCGATGGCGGCGACGAGAGCTTCGCGGGCTACACGCGGTACGTGGCCAGTCTGGCGGCTGCCAGGATCGACGGCGTGCTGCCTGCCTGGCTGCGACGGCTCCCGGCGCTGGCGAGCGGTCCGCTGGCGCACGCCTTCCCGACGCCGCTCCTGCGCAGCGCCCACCGCTTCCTCGATCGGCTCGGCGACACCACCGAACAGCGCTATGCCGCGTGGATGCTGCACTTCGACCTGAAGCGCAAGCGGGCGATCTGTCGGGAGTCGTTCCTCGAGGCAGTGACGCCCGACGTGGTGCCCGCGATGGAAGCCGTGCTGGCCCGGTCGACGGGGCCGGACCTCGTGGACCGGTTGCTGGACCTCGACGTGCGGACCTACCTGCTGGACGACCTGCTGGTGAAGGTCGACATCGCGACCATGGCGCACTCGCTCGAGGCGCGGTCGCCGTTGCTGGACCACCGCCTCATGGAACTGGCGGCGCGCCTGCCCTCGACGTTCAAGATCAAGGACGGTCGCGTGAAGAAGCACCTCCTGCGCCGCGTGGCGGGGAAGTTGCTGCCAGCAGAGATCCTCGAGCGTCCGAAGATGGGCTTCGGCGTGCCGCTCGACCGCTGGTTCCAGGATCGGCTGCAGGGCCACGCGCGCGAGATCCTGCTCGACGAGCGCACCCTGAGCCGGGGGTACTTCAAGCCGCAAGAGGTCCGGCGCATCCTCGACGAGCATGCGTCGGGCCGGGTGTTCTGGCACTACCAGATCTGGAACCTGCTGATGCTCGAAGGGTGGTTCCGGACCTTCATCGACGCGCGCCCGTCACTCGCGCCGCCCGGCTGA
- a CDS encoding NAD(P)-dependent oxidoreductase, with protein MRRVLLTGASGFVGAAVLRRMVAQEREVAVLLRASSDTRRIDDLLPHVAVVRGDLAHLDAVTDAIAAFGPDVVAHLAWQGVKGSDRNDPGQLENVMAAITLQRVATAVGCTRMVGLGSQAEYGPQAGRIAEDAPTRPTTMYGAAKLATAILLERACATAGQSFAWMRLFSSYGPGDDPSWMIPYLIERLLAGERPSLTAAEQVWDYIHVEDAAAAVVAMVDADATGVFNLGSGTAWPLRDIITTVRDAIDPSLPLGFGEVPYRPDQVMHLEADVTRLRAATGWAPAIALREGLQAVVDHHRARRARPTS; from the coding sequence ATGAGGCGCGTCCTGCTCACGGGCGCGTCCGGATTCGTCGGCGCCGCCGTGCTGCGCCGGATGGTGGCGCAGGAGCGCGAGGTGGCCGTGCTGCTGCGCGCGTCGAGCGACACGCGCCGCATCGACGACCTCCTGCCGCACGTCGCCGTGGTGCGCGGCGACCTGGCGCATCTCGACGCCGTGACCGACGCGATCGCCGCGTTCGGGCCCGACGTCGTGGCGCACCTGGCCTGGCAGGGCGTGAAGGGCAGCGACCGCAACGATCCCGGGCAACTGGAGAACGTGATGGCCGCCATCACGCTGCAGCGCGTGGCCACGGCGGTGGGCTGCACGCGCATGGTCGGCCTCGGATCGCAAGCCGAGTACGGCCCGCAGGCCGGCCGCATCGCGGAGGACGCGCCGACGCGCCCGACCACGATGTACGGCGCCGCCAAGCTGGCGACGGCCATCCTGCTCGAGCGGGCCTGCGCCACCGCTGGCCAGTCCTTCGCGTGGATGCGCCTGTTCTCGTCGTACGGGCCCGGTGACGATCCGAGCTGGATGATCCCGTACCTCATCGAACGCCTGCTGGCCGGCGAGCGTCCGTCGCTCACGGCCGCCGAGCAGGTGTGGGACTACATTCACGTCGAGGACGCGGCCGCGGCGGTGGTGGCCATGGTCGATGCCGACGCGACGGGCGTGTTCAACCTCGGATCAGGGACCGCGTGGCCCTTGCGTGACATCATCACCACGGTCCGCGACGCCATCGATCCGTCGCTGCCGCTCGGGTTCGGGGAGGTGCCGTATCGGCCCGACCAGGTGATGCACCTCGAGGCCGACGTCACGCGACTGCGCGCCGCCACCGGGTGGGCTCCCGCCATTGCTCTGCGCGAGGGACTGCAAGCGGTCGTCGACCACCACCGCGCGCGGCGCGCTCGACCAACCTCATGA
- a CDS encoding GDP-L-fucose synthase, producing the protein MNKDARIFVAGHRGLVGSAIVRRLGELGHANPITATREQLDLRDQAAVNYWFRANRPEYVYLVAGTVGGILANSTRPAEFIYDNLMIHATVVHAAHLYGVRKLLYLGSSCIYPRLAHQPIEEGELLSGQLEPTNEPYAIAKIAGIKLCQAYRTQYGSNFISAMPTNLYGPGDNFDLTSSHVLPALMRKFHDAKAQGDRSVVVWGSGTPRREFLHVDDLADACVFLMERYEGDTHINVGTGVDLTIRELATMVGEVVYPEATITFDTSRPDGTPRKLLDVSRLHGLGWRHRYELREGIAQTYDWFLRHQSEARMATVVPAASEA; encoded by the coding sequence GTGAACAAGGACGCGAGGATTTTCGTTGCCGGCCACCGTGGCCTCGTCGGCTCGGCGATCGTGCGCCGGCTGGGCGAACTGGGTCACGCCAACCCGATCACGGCGACGCGTGAGCAGCTCGACCTCCGCGACCAGGCCGCGGTCAACTACTGGTTCCGCGCCAACCGGCCCGAGTACGTGTACCTGGTGGCCGGCACGGTGGGCGGCATCCTGGCCAACTCGACGCGGCCCGCGGAGTTCATCTACGACAACCTGATGATCCACGCGACGGTGGTGCACGCGGCCCACCTGTACGGGGTCCGCAAGCTGCTCTACCTCGGCAGCTCGTGCATCTACCCTCGCCTGGCTCACCAGCCGATCGAGGAAGGCGAGTTGTTGAGCGGCCAGCTCGAGCCGACCAACGAGCCGTACGCGATCGCCAAGATCGCCGGCATCAAGCTGTGCCAGGCCTATCGAACGCAGTACGGCAGCAACTTCATCTCGGCGATGCCGACCAACCTGTACGGTCCCGGCGACAACTTCGACCTGACCAGCTCTCACGTCCTCCCGGCGCTGATGCGGAAGTTCCACGATGCCAAGGCGCAAGGCGACCGCTCGGTGGTCGTCTGGGGCTCGGGCACGCCGCGACGCGAGTTCCTGCACGTCGACGACCTCGCCGACGCCTGTGTGTTCCTGATGGAGCGGTACGAGGGCGACACGCACATCAACGTCGGCACCGGCGTCGACCTCACCATCCGTGAGCTGGCCACGATGGTCGGCGAGGTGGTGTATCCGGAGGCGACGATTACCTTCGACACGTCGCGCCCCGACGGCACGCCGCGCAAGCTCCTCGACGTCTCCCGCCTGCACGGCCTCGGGTGGCGTCACCGCTACGAGTTGCGGGAAGGCATCGCGCAGACCTACGACTGGTTCCTGCGCCACCAGTCCGAGGCGCGCATGGCCACCGTCGTCCCTGCGGCTTCCGAAGCCTGA
- a CDS encoding glycosyltransferase, with product MTTDAAAPSAARAALPLRVCFVVRSLDTGGAERQLVELVRGMPPAEFDWTVLTFYGGGALERELDGLPNARVRCLGKSGRWDTAGFLVRLVREVRRARPDVVHGSQGVANEAALLAGRLLRRPVIWRLGASDMDFTLYDWSLAAIFRMGARLSPFPDAIVVNSCAGFAFHVAQGWSDRRMTVVPNGFDTERFTRTLDGRRRLRAEWGIPEDAVLVGLVARLDPIKDHETFLVAATELADRCPTMRFVCIGDGVPAFRNGLQQRAEELGLGDRLIWAGECARMVDAYSSLDIACLTSISEGLPNVIGEAMSCEVSCVVTDVGDCARVVGDTGIVVPRQSPSAFADAILGLAAAPASERLALGRRARARIVERFSRNTYVAAMSDLLRGAATARRRPNEFAATRERLLAAACHRSTPRAPV from the coding sequence GTGACGACAGACGCCGCCGCGCCCTCGGCCGCGCGTGCCGCCCTGCCCCTGCGTGTCTGCTTCGTGGTGCGGTCCCTCGACACCGGGGGCGCCGAGCGACAGCTTGTCGAACTGGTACGGGGAATGCCGCCGGCCGAGTTCGACTGGACGGTGCTCACCTTCTACGGAGGTGGCGCCCTCGAGCGCGAACTCGACGGACTCCCGAATGCGCGCGTGCGCTGCCTCGGCAAGAGCGGCCGCTGGGACACCGCCGGCTTCCTGGTGCGGCTGGTCCGCGAGGTCCGCCGTGCCCGCCCCGACGTGGTGCACGGCTCTCAGGGCGTGGCCAACGAGGCGGCGCTGCTGGCGGGCCGACTGCTCCGTCGGCCGGTCATCTGGCGCCTCGGCGCGTCGGACATGGATTTCACCCTGTACGACTGGAGCCTGGCGGCGATCTTCAGGATGGGGGCGCGCCTTTCGCCCTTCCCCGATGCCATCGTCGTCAACTCCTGCGCCGGGTTTGCCTTTCATGTCGCGCAGGGCTGGTCGGATCGGCGCATGACGGTCGTACCCAACGGGTTCGATACCGAGCGCTTCACCCGGACCCTCGACGGGCGACGACGGCTCCGGGCGGAGTGGGGCATCCCCGAGGACGCCGTGCTCGTCGGCCTGGTGGCGCGCCTGGACCCCATCAAGGACCATGAAACCTTCCTCGTGGCTGCCACGGAGCTGGCCGATCGTTGCCCGACCATGCGCTTCGTGTGCATCGGCGACGGCGTCCCGGCGTTTCGCAACGGCCTGCAGCAGCGGGCAGAGGAACTCGGGCTCGGCGATCGGCTGATCTGGGCTGGCGAGTGTGCGCGGATGGTCGACGCGTACAGCAGCCTGGATATCGCGTGCCTGACGTCGATCAGCGAGGGCCTGCCCAACGTGATCGGCGAAGCCATGAGTTGCGAGGTGTCTTGCGTGGTGACCGATGTCGGCGACTGCGCGAGGGTCGTGGGGGACACCGGCATCGTGGTCCCGAGGCAATCGCCCTCGGCGTTCGCCGACGCGATCCTCGGGCTGGCCGCAGCGCCGGCCTCGGAGCGGCTGGCGCTGGGCCGCCGCGCACGGGCGCGAATCGTCGAGCGATTCAGTCGGAACACGTACGTCGCCGCCATGTCCGACCTGCTTCGGGGGGCCGCCACGGCCCGCCGACGGCCCAACGAATTTGCTGCCACCCGGGAGCGACTCCTGGCGGCCGCATGTCATCGCAGCACGCCTCGGGCTCCCGTCTGA
- a CDS encoding glycosyltransferase, with product MPPPPLRVAHLITDLDVGGAEKMLSRLVRAMDPAVVSHLVISMTDAGPLGTALARDGYDVRCLGLRRGRVSAAAPLALRRILREWRADLLETWLYHADLLGTLATVGGTSPTLVWNLRASVMDMRQYGWLSGATRSLCARLSRRPALIIANSEAGVSAHAALGYRPRAWRVLPNGIDTDEYAPDGRRRAVVRSALGIPEAAVVVGVGARYDPMKGHDVLADALADWLPAAPDVHVLVAGAGVGWDAPAYAALARRAPACVPRVHLLGPRDDMPAVWNACDVGCAPSHGEGFPNAVAEAMATGLPVVVTDVGDSAALVAEPTLVVPPAQPGALASTLAGITALPADARQALGARARARVVAHYSIASAAARYAETYRDAVEQR from the coding sequence TTGCCGCCTCCTCCGTTGCGCGTGGCGCACCTGATCACCGACCTCGACGTCGGCGGCGCCGAGAAGATGCTGTCCCGGCTCGTGCGCGCGATGGATCCGGCCGTCGTCTCACACCTGGTGATCTCGATGACCGACGCCGGTCCGCTCGGCACTGCCCTGGCGCGTGACGGGTACGACGTGCGGTGCCTCGGGCTGCGGCGTGGGCGGGTGAGCGCGGCCGCGCCCCTGGCCCTGCGACGGATTCTGCGGGAGTGGCGCGCCGACCTGCTCGAGACGTGGCTGTACCACGCCGACCTGCTCGGGACGCTGGCGACCGTGGGCGGGACCTCGCCGACGCTGGTGTGGAACCTGCGGGCGTCGGTGATGGACATGCGGCAGTACGGGTGGCTCTCCGGCGCCACGCGCTCGCTGTGCGCTCGCCTCTCCCGCCGCCCGGCGCTGATCATTGCCAACTCGGAGGCCGGCGTCTCCGCCCACGCGGCCCTCGGCTACCGTCCGCGCGCCTGGCGCGTGCTGCCCAACGGGATCGACACGGACGAGTACGCGCCCGACGGGCGCAGACGCGCCGTGGTGCGGTCGGCGCTCGGCATCCCGGAGGCTGCCGTGGTCGTCGGCGTCGGCGCCCGATACGACCCGATGAAGGGCCATGACGTGCTCGCCGACGCGCTGGCCGACTGGTTGCCTGCCGCTCCGGACGTCCACGTGCTCGTCGCAGGCGCCGGCGTCGGGTGGGACGCGCCGGCCTACGCCGCACTGGCCCGCCGGGCGCCCGCCTGCGTGCCGCGCGTGCACCTGCTGGGGCCGCGCGACGACATGCCGGCCGTGTGGAACGCCTGCGACGTCGGATGCGCGCCGTCGCATGGGGAGGGCTTTCCCAATGCGGTGGCCGAGGCCATGGCCACCGGCCTGCCGGTGGTGGTGACCGACGTGGGCGACTCGGCGGCGCTGGTGGCCGAGCCGACGCTGGTGGTGCCGCCAGCCCAACCCGGTGCGCTCGCCTCGACGCTCGCCGGCATCACGGCACTGCCGGCGGACGCCCGTCAGGCCCTCGGCGCCCGGGCCCGGGCACGCGTCGTGGCGCACTACTCGATCGCGAGCGCCGCGGCGCGGTACGCCGAGACGTACCGCGACGCCGTCGAGCAGCGCTAA
- a CDS encoding class I SAM-dependent methyltransferase, with protein sequence MLKALLEHPLTRGIAIDDPRTTAIRREIIATKPFLRRLYDDWYRLLAAAVPAGRAPVLELGAGAGFLDEYIEGLIPTEIFQCPGLKAVLDATHLPFADGTLRGVVMTDVLHHVPDVEQFLHEAARCTRPGGVIAMVEPWHTDWSSLVYRHLHHEPFEPQATSWAFPSTGPLSGANGALPWILFARDRARFEREFPAWRIEVLRPIMPFRYLLSGGVSMRAMMPGWTYRPWAAVERALQPLSGRLAMFAFIVLRRTDEGTQAVGASSGPDKGDTR encoded by the coding sequence GTGCTGAAGGCGCTGCTCGAGCATCCCCTCACCCGCGGCATCGCCATCGACGACCCGCGGACCACCGCCATCCGTCGCGAGATCATCGCGACCAAGCCCTTCCTGCGTCGGCTCTACGACGACTGGTATCGGTTGCTCGCTGCGGCCGTCCCGGCAGGGCGGGCGCCGGTGCTCGAACTCGGCGCCGGCGCCGGATTCCTCGACGAGTACATCGAGGGCCTGATCCCGACCGAGATCTTCCAGTGCCCTGGGCTCAAGGCCGTGCTCGACGCCACGCACCTGCCCTTCGCCGACGGCACGCTGCGCGGTGTGGTGATGACCGACGTGCTCCACCACGTGCCCGACGTGGAGCAGTTCCTGCACGAGGCCGCGAGGTGCACCCGCCCGGGCGGCGTGATCGCCATGGTGGAGCCGTGGCACACCGACTGGTCGAGCCTGGTGTACCGGCACCTGCACCACGAGCCGTTCGAGCCGCAGGCCACCTCCTGGGCCTTTCCGTCGACCGGGCCGCTGTCGGGCGCCAACGGCGCCCTGCCATGGATCCTCTTCGCGCGCGACCGTGCCCGGTTCGAGCGCGAGTTCCCGGCGTGGCGCATCGAGGTGCTGCGCCCGATCATGCCGTTCAGGTATCTTCTATCGGGCGGTGTCTCGATGCGGGCGATGATGCCCGGCTGGACGTACCGCCCGTGGGCCGCCGTCGAACGCGCGCTGCAACCGCTTTCGGGCCGGCTCGCGATGTTCGCCTTCATCGTCCTTCGCCGGACCGACGAGGGCACGCAGGCCGTCGGCGCGTCGAGCGGCCCGGACAAGGGAGACACGCGGTGA
- the rfbG gene encoding CDP-glucose 4,6-dehydratase produces MASVTDASFWRGRRVFLTGHTGFKGSWLSLWLQDLGAEVHGYALEPPTTPSIFVEARVAEGMASSTIGDIRDAARLGAAMAAARPEVVFHLAAQSLVRPSYADPVETYGVNVLGTVHLLEAVRATAGVRAVVNVTSDKCYENREWEWGYREHEPMGGFDPYSSSKGCAELVTSTYRRSFLGPAGVRLASARAGNVIGGGDWAVDRLVPDMMRAVAAGVPVRIRNPQAIRPWQHVLEPLSGYLRLAEVLASDEGEAAADGWNFGPDDADARTVAWIVARLVAAWGEGAAWEHDATPQPHEATYLKLDCSKARARLGWRPRWSLAETIGHVVEWHKAHRDGKDMRLFTQAQIARYGAADPAA; encoded by the coding sequence ATGGCGAGTGTGACCGACGCCTCGTTCTGGCGTGGCCGCCGCGTGTTCCTCACCGGCCACACCGGCTTCAAGGGCAGCTGGCTGTCGCTGTGGCTGCAGGACCTCGGCGCCGAGGTGCACGGCTACGCCCTGGAGCCGCCGACCACGCCGAGCATCTTCGTCGAGGCGCGGGTCGCCGAGGGCATGGCCTCGAGCACCATCGGCGATATCCGCGACGCGGCGCGACTCGGTGCGGCGATGGCGGCCGCGCGTCCGGAGGTGGTGTTCCACCTGGCGGCGCAGTCGCTGGTGCGGCCTTCCTACGCCGACCCCGTCGAGACCTATGGCGTGAACGTGCTCGGGACGGTGCACCTGCTCGAGGCCGTGCGCGCGACGGCAGGGGTGCGCGCCGTCGTCAACGTCACCTCCGACAAGTGCTACGAGAACCGCGAGTGGGAGTGGGGCTATCGCGAGCACGAGCCGATGGGCGGCTTCGACCCCTACTCGAGCAGCAAGGGCTGCGCGGAACTGGTCACCTCCACGTACCGGCGCTCCTTCCTCGGTCCGGCCGGCGTGCGGCTGGCCAGTGCGCGTGCCGGCAACGTCATCGGCGGCGGTGACTGGGCGGTGGACCGGCTGGTGCCCGACATGATGCGCGCCGTCGCCGCAGGGGTGCCCGTCCGCATCCGCAACCCGCAGGCGATCCGCCCGTGGCAGCACGTGCTCGAGCCCCTGAGCGGCTACCTACGGCTGGCAGAGGTGCTCGCGTCGGACGAGGGCGAGGCGGCAGCCGACGGCTGGAACTTCGGGCCCGACGACGCCGACGCGCGCACCGTGGCCTGGATCGTCGCCCGCCTCGTGGCCGCATGGGGCGAGGGCGCCGCGTGGGAGCACGACGCGACGCCGCAGCCGCACGAGGCGACATACCTCAAGCTCGATTGCTCGAAGGCGCGCGCCCGCCTCGGCTGGCGTCCCCGCTGGTCGCTCGCCGAGACCATCGGCCACGTGGTGGAGTGGCACAAGGCGCACCGCGACGGGAAGGACATGCGACTGTTCACGCAGGCGCAGATCGCGCGCTACGGCGCCGCGGACCCGGCTGCATGA
- a CDS encoding class I SAM-dependent methyltransferase, whose product MTTTPRPSSEPGQAACRLCGDGTARPAFTMRNMPRWNQRLLREQELASDHGRDVTLLACEQCGFVMLADGPDAGYYDDEYVNAPGSSPQMRAAQQAQAGAFVERFGLAGRRVLEVGCGDGSYLECLRQAGAEASGIEPSAAQRAIALGRGLDVADGYLSDGRMLAGAPFDAFVTRQVFEHVIDLRGFLRGIRANLAGGAVGLVEVPNFEALLAQGRYFDFFPEHVNYFTPRTLRAALELQGFDVIETAPAIEGEALAAFVRLDAPADFGPSGRLLGTLAREMEAFVAESRARGGQVAVWGAGGKGLSILAGVDLSGVDYLLDGDPHKAGRYTPVSHLRVSHPDVLRQADVRAVLITAPAYQREIRATLEETYGFRGRIALLDGGVRVVQEAE is encoded by the coding sequence ATGACCACGACGCCTCGGCCTTCCAGCGAGCCCGGCCAGGCCGCATGCCGCCTCTGCGGCGACGGCACGGCCAGGCCTGCCTTCACCATGCGCAACATGCCGCGGTGGAACCAGCGCCTGCTGCGAGAGCAGGAGCTGGCCAGCGACCACGGCCGCGACGTCACGCTCCTCGCGTGCGAGCAGTGCGGCTTCGTGATGCTCGCCGACGGCCCGGACGCGGGCTATTACGACGATGAGTACGTGAACGCGCCGGGGAGTTCCCCGCAGATGCGAGCGGCGCAGCAGGCGCAGGCCGGTGCCTTCGTCGAGCGCTTCGGGCTCGCCGGCCGGCGCGTGCTCGAAGTGGGGTGTGGCGACGGCTCCTATCTCGAGTGCCTGCGACAGGCCGGCGCCGAGGCCAGCGGCATCGAGCCCTCGGCGGCCCAGCGCGCCATCGCCCTGGGGCGCGGTCTCGACGTTGCGGACGGGTACCTGTCGGATGGCCGCATGCTCGCCGGCGCGCCTTTCGACGCCTTCGTCACCCGCCAGGTCTTCGAGCACGTGATCGACCTGCGCGGCTTCCTGCGCGGCATTCGCGCCAACCTCGCGGGCGGCGCGGTCGGCCTCGTCGAGGTCCCGAATTTCGAGGCACTGCTGGCACAAGGACGGTACTTCGACTTCTTCCCCGAGCACGTGAACTACTTCACGCCGCGAACGTTGCGCGCGGCGCTCGAGCTGCAGGGCTTCGACGTCATCGAGACGGCGCCAGCGATCGAGGGCGAGGCGCTCGCGGCCTTCGTGCGCCTTGACGCACCGGCCGACTTCGGTCCGTCGGGCCGCCTGCTCGGCACGCTGGCGCGCGAGATGGAGGCGTTCGTCGCCGAGAGTCGCGCGCGAGGCGGCCAGGTCGCGGTGTGGGGCGCCGGTGGCAAGGGGCTGAGCATCCTGGCCGGCGTCGACCTGTCGGGCGTGGACTACCTGCTCGACGGTGATCCGCACAAGGCCGGCCGGTACACACCGGTGTCGCACCTGCGCGTGTCGCATCCCGACGTGCTCAGGCAGGCAGACGTGCGGGCCGTGCTGATCACGGCGCCCGCCTACCAGCGCGAGATCCGCGCCACGCTCGAGGAGACCTACGGGTTCCGCGGGCGCATCGCCCTGCTCGACGGCGGCGTCCGCGTCGTGCAGGAGGCCGAGTGA